From the Drosophila simulans strain w501 chromosome 2L, Prin_Dsim_3.1, whole genome shotgun sequence genome, the window ATGGAGCTGTGGATCTGTCCAAGGAACAGCTGGCTGCCTACAATAAAGGCCGCAGCGTAAAGTTCACGTCTGGCTTATCCTTTGTTACCTACACCTCGGAGCCCATCAAGCTACTGCCGTATTTGATGAAGCGTTTCACCCGCAATGGAGGTGTTGTGGTCCGGAAAAGGATTACAGACTTGGAGGCATTTGTAGCTGATTCCGAGTACGATGTGATAGTCAATTGCTCCGGATTGGGATCCAAGACCCTACTAAACGACGATCAAATGTACGCAGTGCGTGGACAAGTGTCCCGGGTGAAGGCCAACTGGATTTTCTCTGCCATGCTGGATGAGAGTGATGATGGCAACTATATTATACCCAAGTGAGTATATGGCAGTTACACTTCCTTGTGGGTATTTCTACCTCTGAAATATTTTAGCACCGAGAGTGTTGTCCTGGGCGGAACCCATCAGGAACGGGACTACAACTCTAAGGTATGCCAGAAGGACAGGGGGATGATTGTGGATGGCTGCCGGCGGTACATTCCCGGCTTGGAGCACACAAAGAGCCTCTTCGATTGGGTGGGCCTCCGGCCGGGTCGCACCCAACTCCGACTGGAAGCCGAGCGCCGTGGCCGCAAGCTCCTCATTCACAACTATGGACATGGCGGCAGTGGAGTCACTTTGTGCTGGGGCTGTGCCGACGATGTCCTCGATATCCTGTTGGCCGCCAAGAACGGTTCCAAATTATAAGTCAGTTGAAACGATTATTATTGTAGTTCTATAATGAAATTGGTAGTGTAAAGGTAACAAAATTCAAGAACATCTCtttataataaacaatttattatctTCCATTACATTTAGAAATTTCTCTatgaaaaatgttataaaattaattaattggtaTACGAGGTTTTGATTGGGTCAATGCAAGCAGATTTTTGTCTGTGTAGCACTATCTTAATGGCATGGGGATCGTATTGATAGGCTTATCACCAACTGCTTGGAAACGTACCACTATTTCACCCCCCATCAAAATTGGCGCTCCACAATGGTGCCTGCAATTAAGTACTGTTGGAAGGGAAGCTGGGGGAATTACGATGGTGAAGCCCAAGAGTAGGCAGACATTTATGTGAAGATGACagcaaaaaacatttcaaatatcGTCGTCGTGCCGCTTTTCGGCTGCCTCCTTGGCCAACCTGGCTTCCAGGGCCTCGTGGAACTCCTCGAATCCGGGCATTTCGATGTACTTCAGTACCGGCGATACGGCCAGTTCGAACAGCAGGGCGTACATCTCGTCCAGCTCGCGGAGGATGTCAAAGGGGCGGGTGTTGCCCACCTTGTAGATTGAGTAGATAGTCCGCCCGATCTCGTCGTAATCGATCAGACTGGCGGCCTCCTGGTCCACGGAGCTGAGGGCGATGAAGCTAACTCGCGGCATGTGCATGTGCTGGGCCACAAAGCCAAAGACATCGAAGATGGTCGACAGGAAATCGCGGTTAAAGTAGAGCTCATCCGGAAAGGCGATCTCGTGGACAAAGAGTGCATCGTAGGTGGAGATGCCCATGTTCGCCTTGGTCGCATCGATGAGCTCCTTTTTCATCATTATGATCTGCTGGAACAGATTCCTGGGCAACGAAGAGGGAAAGAATACCCTGCAATTAAAACAGGAATGTTACTAGTGATTATGAGGCGAATGAAAAGGGATTTTTTGGACATACCAGGAGTGCCATTCCTCCGTCATCCATTCCAGCAATCCCACTGCCCTTATCTGAGTTTCGTCCTCGCTGATCATCATCACGGAGCACTCGTTTCGCAGGATGTGTCTCACATACCTTTATaacaatattcaaataattttctattacTATACATTTGTTTATAACTCTTTGATAATAGCACACAGAATGATTCATTACCACGAATAAGTCTCTTTCATATCCGGCAAATCGAATAGTCCCAGACTCTCATAGACTAGACTTTTCAGAAATGAATTGGACCACATGAACTCAATCACCATGTCATAGTacctaaatatattttaattttaacgtCTAAACTTTAAATATCTCTGACCATACATGCTTTGAATTGATGTCAACTATTTGCATGCCCTCGAAAACATCCCATTGGATATCAAACCGCAAAGTGCGGACATCTTCCATCGCATTTAAGTCACTAAGAATTTTAAAACCACTGAAGAtttttgaattatattttagAGTTCAAAAGGTAGAAGTTAAATGTCTGAAACTTAAGCTAAAACTGCAAGATACTTtcgaaaaaagaagagaaaagcaaagcatactttttgggTCCATAAAAAGAAGGAAGTTAACGTTCCTCAACAGACCatttttaagtgttttaaatGAAGTACATTTAAATATCTTGAATGTATCTGTGATGTTTGGAATAAAAGATGAGCAATACATTTctgtatttatttagataattTCTAGAATATTGGAATATGGGTTTGCATACTTCTTGGATGGCATTCACGTTGCTTGTAAAACTGTTCAACATATTGTTTTCCGAATACGATGGttttaaattggatttttcATATCCAAACGGAATAACCGTAAATGTTTATTTCTAttacgaaatgcaaatgaactGTTTTGAATAATGTCATAATTAAACGAATATACAGGCGGCAACAATCAAGGGTGATAcgtgtaaatttaatttgtctaATGTctcaatttgaataaattgcCACCACATAAAAGCAAATGCAGCCCAAAAGAATGTAAATAACAATCGCACCCATTTTGTGGGTGAAATTCAGTGGAAGGCGGCTATCGTAGTCAAAtggaaaccaaaccaaaaccaccctactgccaaaaaaagaaatgtgcCAACTGAGAACACGTCCTGGAGAATACACCTTGGAttccttattttaaaattcaaagacCATCGGGTGTCATTTACTAGGCAACAAACCAATTGAATAACCGAATTTGGCTCGGATGCTCCCTCATTTCCTAAAAGGATCCCTTCTCAGCAAGACAGcgcatttttaaatgtttcacATCCTTGTCCGTGAGacaattgaatatttaaatacaagcGACACTTTTAATGGCTGGCATCGGATGTCGGTTGAACCGCTGCCACTCGCATTTGTGGCATAGCTATTCAGGACACGTATGCCGCCGTCTCATGTCCTCCTGATAAATTCAATATCGAAAagaaataacttaatttttggcattatTCGACGGGGGATTTATTTGAAAGTGCTTTTCTCCTTTCTCTTCATTTTGTAGAAGGAATGGGTCGAGCTCAGTCGAGCTGAAGCATTCAGCAGCGGCTTTGGCTAAGTCCGCAGTGGACTTTATGATGTTGCataaagtgtgtgtgtggcgggCATAAAAACGTCTCATTTGGGACTCATTTAATCCGCCAAATTGTTTGCACATTTGCCACACCCACCGTCGCACATCCTTTCATGCCACAAAAAGGTAAAAGGTAAACGATTCGGTGCCGCAACAATAGCAAGTTTCAATTCATTCGAAAATCGCTTAACGTCAGCCGGGCGGTTTAGCATGTTTTTCAGCGCACACCTGCGCATTCCCTCGGAATCGCGACCTGGATGGTGCCACCCAAAGGTGGTGCTGGTCTGGTGGATCTGGGTGGCTCTGGGTGGTGCCACTGTGACTTGCATTCGCCGCTTGCgtttaaaatcgaaaatacACAACGAAATGGAATGCAGCCGAAAAGCAAAGGTGTCGGCAGCTAAACGGCGATCAGAACGAAGTTTATACATTCTAAAGATAGTATTTGTAAAGATACATCATTTTCAGACTTTTTCTATTAATAAACCTATAAATTATCGAACTAAAAAACATTACTGAAAACAGTTTTTGAAACACTTTCACTTATAGAATAGTAATGCAGACATGACACCAAGTACTTCAATACTTTAtagcttatttaaataagctgAAGTTTCTTATAAACTTATACACTCTGCACCCCAATTAACGAACCCTTGACAGGGTATGTCAGTGAAATGTGATTGTGATGGCTGAAAAAGCCGGCTGACAATGGATTGCGGCTTGGTTGGATTGGACTGAACTGGGCTGGTTTCGATTCTGTTGGAATGGGATTCTGGGAGCTGTGCACTTGTTAGCCGCAAGGTGTTTGCAACCTCATCAGGGGCAGCCCACTTTCCCATACCCATTTTGATGCGGTTGAAGCTTCGCGGTTGtcgaaaggcaaacaaataaacaaacaagtcGTCAGCAAGGGTTCAACAAAAGCAGAGTGCTCAAAGTAATTCAAAATACAGTCAAATGGGGAAGGAGTTGGATAATCCATGGATAATCTATGTGCTGCCGTAGTGTTACCCCATGTTTGATTATTTAGCGTTTAAAAAGCGCTTAGTCTACGTATCTTTCGGATTCACTGCTCTGCAGATGTTGAAATACAGGAAATTTTTCGTCTGGAACTTTTCCCGACAATGATTTGCTCGTTCACTTTGGGGAAAAATTGCGTAGCGATCATAGCTCATAATTTTGCttgtaaaaacaaattaaacttcAGTTATATACTCCATTTTGGCTCTTCACAAACTCCGTTGTCTGCTGGCTGATTTTGGGTCTCAAAATGACTTTACCAACGGCAAGAGAggcttcatttttttggcaacttgaAACAATGTTGTTAGCAAAGCTATTTTCAAGCCAAAAGTAGATACTCATGTCGCAGAAAGTACACAAATTAGAAGATAATAAAATATGCTTTAAATGGATTATtctataaaaacataaataaatcaacaataaattcaacaagaacaaatttaaattcatta encodes:
- the LOC27208345 gene encoding uncharacterized protein LOC27208345 isoform X2 — protein: MYYDMVIEFMWSNSFLKSLVYESLGLFDLPDMKETYSWYVRHILRNECSVMMISEDETQIRAVGLLEWMTEEWHSWVFFPSSLPRNLFQQIIMMKKELIDATKANMGISTYDALFVHEIAFPDELYFNRDFLSTIFDVFGFVAQHMHMPRVSFIALSSVDQEAASLIDYDEIGRTIYSIYKVGNTRPFDILRELDEMYALLFELAVSPVLKYIEMPGFEEFHEALEARLAKEAAEKRHDDDI
- the LOC6731275 gene encoding D-aspartate oxidase; protein product: MPNIAVIGAGVNGVASAIKILEHYVNDGKTPIKVTIISEDFTPNTTGDGSAGLWGPYLLGSTSQAKVYKWSKSMHQFLEQIWLSEDAGEAGVCLLPCIRLSTSTVDTVEDFWRDIVYGAVDLSKEQLAAYNKGRSVKFTSGLSFVTYTSEPIKLLPYLMKRFTRNGGVVVRKRITDLEAFVADSEYDVIVNCSGLGSKTLLNDDQMYAVRGQVSRVKANWIFSAMLDESDDGNYIIPNTESVVLGGTHQERDYNSKVCQKDRGMIVDGCRRYIPGLEHTKSLFDWVGLRPGRTQLRLEAERRGRKLLIHNYGHGGSGVTLCWGCADDVLDILLAAKNGSKL
- the LOC27208345 gene encoding uncharacterized protein LOC27208345 isoform X1 — its product is MEDVRTLRFDIQWDVFEGMQIVDINSKYYDMVIEFMWSNSFLKSLVYESLGLFDLPDMKETYSWYVRHILRNECSVMMISEDETQIRAVGLLEWMTEEWHSWVFFPSSLPRNLFQQIIMMKKELIDATKANMGISTYDALFVHEIAFPDELYFNRDFLSTIFDVFGFVAQHMHMPRVSFIALSSVDQEAASLIDYDEIGRTIYSIYKVGNTRPFDILRELDEMYALLFELAVSPVLKYIEMPGFEEFHEALEARLAKEAAEKRHDDDI